AATGGCTTTCCTGTTTCCTTATCCATCCATACTAACTTAGCTTTATAAGTTTTTCCTACTATTAAGTTCTTATATTTAACAACATCTGTTAATACTACTTTGTTAGTTGGTGCATCTTCTTTTTCACCATTTACTTTTGCTTCTGTTTCTACTGTTGGTTTCTTACGGTCTGTTATTGTAACTTTTCCGCCTTCTGATTTTACTATATCATCTTCTGCTACTTTTGTTACTTTTACATTTCCGTCTTTATCAACTTCAAATTCTATATCTGTTACTGTTAAGTATCCTTCTGGTGCTGCTTCTTCATGGAATACATATTTTCCTGGTAACATGTTTAATTCTTTTGCTGTATCTGTTGATTCCCAGCTTATTGTATTAACCTTTGTTCCATTATCATTTATTAAATTTGTTCCATCAGCTGACTTAACAGTTATCTTTGCTCCAGCTAATTCTGTTCCACCTAAGTCAACTTTACTTACTTTTACTGGGTTAAAGTTTTCTTTAATTACAACAGATTGAGCTTCATCATTAATATCTTCATGAGCAGCTACTTTTACACCATTTTGGAACATCTCTTCAAATGCTACTAATTTAGTTTCTTTAGTGAAATAATTTGAATCTACAGTTACATTTAATTCTACTTCACCATCTGCTTGTTGAGCTACAAATGTAGTTTCAGCTTTAATAGGGTTTCCTTCAGCTAAGAATGGTTGATTAGTTTCCTTATCCATCCATACTAAATTAACTGTGTAAGTTTTTCCAACTATTAAATTCTTATAGCTTACTTTATCAGTTAAAGTTAATTGACCTTTAGCTTTTACTTCCTTTTCTCCATTAACTTTAGCTTCTGTCTTGATTGAAATTTCTTTACGGTCTGTTATTGTAACTTTTCCGCCTTCTGATTTTACTATATCATCTTCTGCTACTTTTGTTACTTTTACATTTCCGTCTTTGTCAACTTCAAATTCTATATCTGTTACTGTTAAGTATCCTTCTGGTGCTGCTTCTTCATGGAATACATACTTACCAGCTCTTAATTTCAATTCTTTTGCTGTATTTGTTGATTCCCAAGAAACTGAATTTACACTTTTACCATTATCGCTAATTAAGTTTGTTCCATCAGCTGATTTAACAGTTATCTTAGCTCCCGGTAATTCTGTTCCACCTAAGTCTACTTTACTTACTGTCACTGGATGATATTTATAATCATCTACCATTGAAATAATAGTTGTTGAACCATCAACTTTTACAGTAGTTCCACTTACTGATCCATCTTTATTTACTGTAAACTTAATTGTAGTAGCTAAAGAGAATCCTTCTGGTGCTGCAGTTTCAACAAATGTATAATTACCAGGTTCAAGAGTTAATTGCTTAGCAGTTCCATCTGATATCCATTCTACTGATGGTACTTTAACTCCATTTTCTTTTATTGTAGCTCTTCCGTCATCTGAGCTCAATTTAATCTTTGCTCCTGCTAATTCTTTTCCCGCAACGTCAGTTTTTCTAAATTTAAAGTCATATTCCTTTGGTGTGAAAGTATTCTTTACATTCATACCTGAAACTTCAGAAGTATAACCTTCCGGTACCTGTACTTCTTTTACAGTATAAACTATAGGAATATCATCTCCGTTTGCATCACGTTTATCTGTTCTGTATTTAGGCAAATCTTTAAATTCATATTTCCAATCTCCGTTTTGATCCGGCTTTACAATTTGAGTTTTGCCAGGTACATCCTTCCCGTCAGCAACTAATTGGATTGTAATTTGTGATGGACGAACATTATAACCGTCGTCATTTACCCAAGTTTTTCTACCACAAATATTTGTTAAAATACGTTTATTTTTAACAGCTACAGTTGTTAATTTATTTAAATCTGGAGTAAATTCCAAGTTTTCACTTGTTGATTCAACTTGATATCCAGGAGGAGTACTGATTTCTTTTAGTACATATTTCTTAATAGGATTCAATGTTGTTTTAGAAATAGCTTCCCCATTATCTCCTGTAACCATTGTTTCAATTAATTCATCTGTATCTTTAACTCTAATTTCAAATTTCGCTTGTGGAAGTTTAATTTTAGGGTCAATTGCATCTACTTTAACAATCTTTACTTTTCCCTTATTTCCTTCTCCTGTTCCTGAAGAACTAGCTGAATTAAATCCGCCATGATACTCTTTATGAATTCCATCACCTTTTAAAATAACTTTATTGACAATTTTATCATCAGGATAAGTGGTTTGATAACGTAATTGAAAACTCTTTTTTCCCGGACTTCCTATATTCAGTGTAAAGGATGACTTATCCCCATTAAACTTAATCATTGAATTAAGTTCAGCTTGAGAATATTCCTTAATGACTTTCGTTACCTTTCCAATATTATCATATTCTACTTCTTTAAGCACTATCGTGCCATCCAAATATTTTGCTCCAGCTGGAGAAAGTTCATCTGATATAAAAGTATGTTGTAAATTAAGTCCTTTAGATAAATTAATTCGGACAACCCATTGAACCTTTTGTTCAGCCTTGTCTGGGTCGTATGCATATTTAGCTAAGGTTTCACCGTCCAATGTTCCTGGTTTATCTATATGAATCGTATGGGTAATAGGTTTTCCATTTACAGTAATTGTAAAAGTATTATTAGCATCAGTTTTTATTTTAGAACTTACAAATGATGCTTCTAATTTCATTGTCCCTTTAACATTATACAATCCTTCTACCGATTTAGTAAAAGTTACAACAATTTTTCCACCACCACCATTTACAGCGTTGATTTTACCTTTTGCTACAACAGTTCCACTAGTATCTACTAAATCAAACTGTGTAGCTGAGCCAGATAATGGAAATTGCATTTGTGTTGGTAATTGTACTTCAAAATAATCATTCTCTTTAATAGAATTCCCATAACTTGAAGCATCCCAATCAAGCTCTAAATCAAACTGATCAGCTGAATATAGTTTAGTAACTGGTGGATCTCCTAATTGATGCTTAAATTTATAAATATTAAAACGTGTTATTGATACATTTGCCTTAAGTTCTCCTCCACGCACGTTTCTACTCAATGCAAAAATCTCATTATTGAGCATTTTATCTATATTGTTATTTTTTTCTACCTTATTTACTTTTTTTTCTGATGTTTTACCAGTTGCATTTGCCATTTCTTCTTTGTTTTTTTCAGAAGATAATACTGCTGGCATATTTTTTTCGGTAGATTTTCCCTCTTTTTTATCTTCAGTCTTAACATCTTTTTTCGTGTTAATTTCTGCTTTGTTTGATGAGAAGTTCTGTTTCTTTTCGGATATATTCTTGTTATTTGCCATATCTTTTGCATATGATAAATTGGTACCAATTCCTGGAACAAGAATGTTAAACACCATAAGTAGTGCTAACAAAAAACAACTCCTTTTTTTCATTTTTTATATTCCCTCCTTATAAAATAAATAAATATACAATAAATAAACCTTCGTTTGCTTCTATATTATATCAGAATAGTAAACAATTGTCTATAGTTTTTGTAAAAAGTCATATAATAAAACGTTTTTATTTATAAATTTTGATAAAAATTATTATAAGTTATTAATTTATCAATTTATTTCAAGAGATATTTTACAATGCTTCTCTTGTATTAATGTTGTTTTACACTTATTTTTACATCGTACAGAGAAATTTAGTTATAAGAAATTCTTAA
Above is a genomic segment from Parvimonas micra containing:
- a CDS encoding VaFE repeat-containing surface-anchored protein; translation: MKKRSCFLLALLMVFNILVPGIGTNLSYAKDMANNKNISEKKQNFSSNKAEINTKKDVKTEDKKEGKSTEKNMPAVLSSEKNKEEMANATGKTSEKKVNKVEKNNNIDKMLNNEIFALSRNVRGGELKANVSITRFNIYKFKHQLGDPPVTKLYSADQFDLELDWDASSYGNSIKENDYFEVQLPTQMQFPLSGSATQFDLVDTSGTVVAKGKINAVNGGGGKIVVTFTKSVEGLYNVKGTMKLEASFVSSKIKTDANNTFTITVNGKPITHTIHIDKPGTLDGETLAKYAYDPDKAEQKVQWVVRINLSKGLNLQHTFISDELSPAGAKYLDGTIVLKEVEYDNIGKVTKVIKEYSQAELNSMIKFNGDKSSFTLNIGSPGKKSFQLRYQTTYPDDKIVNKVILKGDGIHKEYHGGFNSASSSGTGEGNKGKVKIVKVDAIDPKIKLPQAKFEIRVKDTDELIETMVTGDNGEAISKTTLNPIKKYVLKEISTPPGYQVESTSENLEFTPDLNKLTTVAVKNKRILTNICGRKTWVNDDGYNVRPSQITIQLVADGKDVPGKTQIVKPDQNGDWKYEFKDLPKYRTDKRDANGDDIPIVYTVKEVQVPEGYTSEVSGMNVKNTFTPKEYDFKFRKTDVAGKELAGAKIKLSSDDGRATIKENGVKVPSVEWISDGTAKQLTLEPGNYTFVETAAPEGFSLATTIKFTVNKDGSVSGTTVKVDGSTTIISMVDDYKYHPVTVSKVDLGGTELPGAKITVKSADGTNLISDNGKSVNSVSWESTNTAKELKLRAGKYVFHEEAAPEGYLTVTDIEFEVDKDGNVKVTKVAEDDIVKSEGGKVTITDRKEISIKTEAKVNGEKEVKAKGQLTLTDKVSYKNLIVGKTYTVNLVWMDKETNQPFLAEGNPIKAETTFVAQQADGEVELNVTVDSNYFTKETKLVAFEEMFQNGVKVAAHEDINDEAQSVVIKENFNPVKVSKVDLGGTELAGAKITVKSADGTNLINDNGTKVNTISWESTDTAKELNMLPGKYVFHEEAAPEGYLTVTDIEFEVDKDGNVKVTKVAEDDIVKSEGGKVTITDRKKPTVETEAKVNGEKEDAPTNKVVLTDVVKYKNLIVGKTYKAKLVWMDKETGKPFLVDGKEVTAEKEFVAEQENGEIELSVTLDAKNFEKDTQLVAFEEVYKDNVLVAAHKDINDENQTVKVKQPKPDLKTEAKVNGEKEVKAKDELTLTDKVSYKNLVIGKTYTTKLVWMDKETGKPFLADGKELTAEKTFVAEASEGEIELSVNVDSKYFEKDTTLVAFEKLFENNVEIGAHEDINDVDQSVVVRENFNPVKVSKVDLGGTELAGAKITVKSADGTNLINDNGTKVNTISWESTDTAKELNLLPGKYVFHEEAAPEGYLTVTDIEFEVDKDGNVKVTKVAEDDIVKSEGGKVTITDRKKPTVETEAKVNGEKEDAPTNKVVLTDVVKYKNLIVGKTYKAKLVWMDKETGKPFLVDGKEVTAEKEFVAEQENGEIELSVTLDAKNFEKDTQLVAFEEVYKDNVLVAAHKDIDDENQTVRVNQPKSKLKTEAKVNGKKEAVLEQSLTLTDYVHYTNLVVGKEYTVKLVWMDKATGKELLVNGKPLTVEKTFVAEKSNGTIELSTVVEAKYLTQGKLVAFETMYEKGREIASHRDINDADQTILLKKPRLPKTNIGSNLTAYVNMLLGSGALVALLDSKRRKRSK